The nucleotide sequence GCACACATCATCCCTGAAGATGGGCGTATTCCTGTCCAGAAAGTCGGAAGCAAGCTCCACCATTACCGGGAGTTCCGTGAGCTCCTCCAGCAGCTGTCTGGTGGCCACTGCACTGTGATAGGAAGTGCCACAGGCTATCAGCATCAAGCGGCGACAACGCTTGATCTCCAGTATGTACTCCTTAATGCCACCCAGGACCACGGTCTGCGTATCAAACCTCATCCTGCCACGCATGGTATTGACCACCGATTCCGGCTGCTCGAAGATCTCCTTGAGCATGAAGTAGTCGTAGTTACCCTTCATGATCTGCTGGATCTCCATCTTTAAGGTGAGGATCTCCCTGGCATGTGGATCGTCAGAGGATTTGTTAAGGCGATGAATACTGAGCGTGCCATCGTTTTTCACGGCCGCGACATCGTCGTCCTCCAGGTAAATCACCCGATTTGTGTGCTCTATCACGGCCGAGGCATCCGAGGCGAAGAAGTACTCCACTTCCTTGCGCTCCAGAGGCTGAAACTCCGCTTTGCAGTCGCCGGCGGGCAGTACTTGGAAGgcctgctgctgcggctggcCATGTGGCCGGTGGGCCTTGGCATACAGGATGGGTATGTGATCCGTGGCCAACTTGGTCTTGGCCTTGATGCCCACCAGGAGTGGGGAACCTCTTCTGGAGGCAACACACTCCCCCGGGAAGTGCTTGGACTTGAAGGCAATGGCAAAGGCGCCCTCCAGCTGTTGGATGGCCTGCTCCACAAGCTCGCCGAAGGTGTAGCCAGGATGCTGCTGCCACAGGTGGTGGACGAGCTTGGCTATCACCTCCGTGTCCGTGTCGGATTCAAAGACATAGCCCCTCTTCTCCAGCAGCGTCTTGACATCCTTGTAGTTCGTGATAATGCCATTGTGGACCACAACGAAGCTGTTATCCTCGTCGGATCGCTGGGGATGTGAGTTGACCTCAGAGGGCACACCGTGGGTGGCCCAGCGCGTGTGGGCAATGCCAATGTGAGTGTCTATGGGCATGGAATAGTCCTGGCCCAGGCACACCTCCGCCACCGCATCTTCCAGGACCTTCACCTTCCCGGTCCGCTTGACCAGCAGAATGGAGGACTCCCCCTCCCCGGCATTCAGGGCATCGATGGCTATGCCCGTGGAGTCGTAGCCGCGGTACTCCAATCTCTTCAAGCCCTGCAGCAGGAAATCCAAGACTTCCTGTCGCGACTTCGGCGTCAAGTAGTTTAGGTAAGCGAATATGCCACACATTCTGTTGAAATTCTGTTGATTCGCTGAGTGATTTCGTGATTTTCCACGTCGCAACGTTAACTTTTCGGTCAGTTGAGGCCGATTCTTCGCTTCTGCGACGGCTGCAATGCGATTGTCGTGTTTTTATCGCGACACTTACTGggaatttttttgtttttctctgataaaacaaattatttgctTTCTGCTTGGCCGAAAAGAACACGTCTTCGTCTTGCTCTCCCGCTCGCACTCACACACGCGCCGCCCCCGCTCTCACTCACACGCACACGCAGTTACATCCACACACGAGTCTCCATGTAAACATTGGCTTTGGTGTGACCGTGTTCGAGCGAGGGATGCATCACACATTCTTATTTGTCTAGGAAtgtgttttttaaaatttaaacattcaaaacaaaaaaaaagcttTCAGCAGTACAACATGATATCTGGTTGCCAATAGAGCAGCAATCACTGATCTAGAGATCATAATACATTAAGTCGTtgttaaagtaaaaaaaagtTCTTTGATAGTCACTTAATAAGAAAATGCTTTCTTGTTAAATAGGCGGTTGAAAAAACTAAATCGGTTGACACCGCAACTGCAGCAGTTCAGTCAGCAACGTAAAAATCTGAAATTCTTGGAAATTTTTTGACATTATTTTTCATTCTCTCCACAAGTATTCAGCAGCTCCACTGATTTAAATCGGTTGCTCTtcgattttaaaatttttttaacattaacGCACTATTATGTTCGGTTGTTCGACTCTATAAAAACAAGATAATAATATACCGTCTATTTTTAAGGACTTTACTTTATTTATCTATGCTCTCGTGTCTTAAAGATACCAACAAAATTACattggaaaaaaaattgtcGTGTGTTCACACCTACAGAACGTAGATCCGTATAGAATTTAAAAGCCCTCGAGTCACAAAGGAAGTGGTAGGCGGTTAACTATCTCCTCCTTTGACTTGTATCTCGTCATGTATGAGGTTCATGAAGACCTCATAAAAAATTTACGAAACGCCAAGTACAAAAGTTACCTAAGCTCTTAAAAATACTGAATAAAAGCACTGGATACAGGATCGATTAAGCGAGTTGTAGCGACTTTTTCCTCTTCCCTTTCTAGCACGTGTATTTCTTATGGAAGAAAAAGTCGCTGAAGCGGAAATCCCCTCTGTGTAAACGGTGTCATGGCTTTGAAATGAAATATGGTAACAACTCTGATTTTCTGAAATTCAAACTGTTGAGGTAACACCAGGAACAGCTTGTCAGTATTTTTTGCCAggcttggtttttttttttcgcgcCACGCACGACCCCACTGCACACCCTTGGCATTTCGAAGCGAGTTGGCAACGCCAACATTGTGCAACGCGAAAACGGGAAGAGAATAAATACGTATTTAAATTGCATTTAGTGGGAAAAAGCGGCGGAAACAATGACGGTGAACAAGCGCGACGCGAGTGCCACGCGATCGCGATGCTTTTTCGACATTTCGCTGGGCGGCCTGGGCGTGGGCCGCATTGTTTTCGAGCTCTTCGGCGATGTGGCGCCGAAGACGGCCGAGAACTTCCGGGCCCTGTGCACGGGCGAAAAGGGACTTGGCCTGGTCACCGGCAAGAAGCTCCACTACAAGGGGGTCATCTTCCACCGGGTGGTCAAGGACTTCATGGTCCAGGCGGGCGACTTCTCCGCGGGCAACGGCACCGGCGGCGAGTCCATCTACGGCGGAACATTCGAGGGTGAGTTCCGGGTGCCCAAAACTgcatgtacatacatataatacagcggtacatacatacattttgGCCGACATTTGTGGTGGGGGAAAAAATCAATACAGTGGGTATCTGATAAGAcgaaatcaaaataaaatctgGCTAGCAGAAGTTTATATACCCTTCTAGGTAAAGGGAAAATGTCTTTTTTTTGGCAAGTACGACTGTACTTATTTGACAGCTATAGGAAAAAGCTTTAAAAGTTCCGTTGTAATACGACGACGTTATGATAATAGATGTCATATTTAGTAGTTCTTACATATACCTCCCCAAATCTTGTAAAACTATTATATCCCTATTTTCATGTacgaaaaaatatattaaaaatttcaagccaATTTGGAAACTGGTTCTAAATCCTTTGTGGAATTTGATCTTCGTACATACATATAAGGAAAGGTGATTGAGAAAGTTCCTTGGCATATCCTGCTTATTAAAACCAGTTATTCATACAAAACAACACTGTCATTTATCAACCAAGAAATGTGtaaatatatgtacatatgtaaatAAAGCAAACATGTTTTTATCCATTAAATTCCATAAACCAATTGTATGTAGGGTCCCACTGCTTGATAGGGCACTTATCAAAGTTAGTGTCCATAACCATACAGAAGTTCATCCCCCTCtatgaaaattttaaaactttcCATCCAATTTCACTCATTCTATCCATCATCCACTTAAATTTAACGAGGCTAGAAAGGTAACATTTGGGGAAAAAGTTTAGATTGGCATTTATGTACAATCATTTATTTACAAGCACATGTGCTAAAGAACAAACACGTTGAATataaaagataaaaataaGTTCTCATATTTTATAGTGACACAatttatatttacatttttgcaTATGTTCCATTTATAAATTCCATCTAGAACAAGTGAGGATTTGTCTATGTTTATCTAAATATACTTATATGCTAAAGCTAAGAATAAAATAGGTCCAAAATGCAATTAGAAACGGCTTTATGGGAATAAATTGTTACAAAAATGGGAAttgtttctttattttacATGTTTATGATTTTAAAGTTCAATTTTAGATCTTCAACTTTGTAATATGCAATTTTTAGGCAATAGACTTTGTTATTATTGTATGATAAAAATGTCCTTTCTTCTCATTTCAGATGAGTGCTTTGAGAAGAAGCACGATCGTCCTTTTCTGCTGTCGATGGCCAACCGGGGCAAGAACACCAATGGCTCGCAGTTCTTTATGTAAGTGCTCTCTCCATCGAGGGCCGTAACCGGCTGAGTCCGGACTAACCCCTTCGTAAATTTAGTTCCAGTTCTGTTTCAGGCACCGACAATTCCGATAAACTCTATTCGTCTTCTATTTTATCTATATTTAAACGTCTGTTGTTGTTCATTAATCTATTGCCATTTAGCCGTAGCCCGTGGGCAGTAAAGTGTGCCTGCGTCCCACTGACCAGCGGACAGATCCATCTGTCCACCACCGGCTGATGCATCGCCATCCACCAGCCCAAATGCATTCGGCCCGTGGGTCCAAATACCAAGTGAAAGAAGGATCTGGTCTTTCTCCTCCCTGGTCTTTGGTCCTTGGTCCTTGGTCCTCGGTCTCTGTGTGTGTCTCTATCTCTCTCGGCTCTCATCCTGGATCTTTGCCGGGATCGGCGTCTCTAGCTGGATCTGCCAGATGACGATGATCGCTCCGTGTTGGTCATGGCCAACTGCAGCGGCTCTTGTGGTTGGTGGCTTGCCCAAATCCAGTGTGCCACCTCTGCTACACCTTGAAACCTTTTAACTTTGTTGCACATCACATTGCCTCCACCAACCACCAttctacaacaacaacaagaacaactgAACAGCCAACAACATCGATTACAACTACAACTGCCTACTGCAGCCCAACAACCAGTTAGCCAAAGTGtaaagaatatttttctcTTCTTCTGTTTCTCATTGTAGTACAACACAGCCTGCGCCACATTTGGACAAGTAAGTTGGCCAATATTAAACCCATAGATCCGAGTGTTAATTTCTTGTTTCCTTGTTGCAGTATCCATGTTGTATTCGGGCAAGTTATATCCGGTCAGGAGTTGGTGCGTCAATTGGAGGATCTGCCCATCGATCGGAACTCGCGGCCGCTACAGGATGCCGCTATAGCCAACTGCGGTGAACTGGTTAGGCAGACCAAGGGTACGAGAGGAGTCTACTTTGGTTTACTTTTTGTAATTATCATGTATTGTATCTCTTAGCCAAAAAGGAAAAGAAGCGAAAGAGGCGCTCTACGGTCTCAGATGACTCAAACAGTGAAGAAAGTGAGGCTGAGGTCAAGGCTGAGCGAAAGGATAAAAAGAAAAAGCGCAATCGGAAGGAGTCAAAGGCCAGCGATAGCGAAGAGTATGCCTTGATCGATAACCTTATGAATATTATGTATTATAATTGTTTGTCATTTCTCATAGCAATGATAAAAGACGCGGTAATGGAAAGCATGATCAGAATCCTCAGGAAGATGACGGGGAGCGCGAGGAAGGGGAGCTCCATCCACTGGTCACAATAACCAAGATAGATCCTAACGAGATACCAGAGGTTCGGTATAAACCTTAACTAAAGGCTTAGAGTGTC is from Drosophila suzukii chromosome 3, CBGP_Dsuzu_IsoJpt1.0, whole genome shotgun sequence and encodes:
- the Gfat2 gene encoding glutamine--fructose-6-phosphate aminotransferase [isomerizing] 2, translating into MCGIFAYLNYLTPKSRQEVLDFLLQGLKRLEYRGYDSTGIAIDALNAGEGESSILLVKRTGKVKVLEDAVAEVCLGQDYSMPIDTHIGIAHTRWATHGVPSEVNSHPQRSDEDNSFVVVHNGIITNYKDVKTLLEKRGYVFESDTDTEVIAKLVHHLWQQHPGYTFGELVEQAIQQLEGAFAIAFKSKHFPGECVASRRGSPLLVGIKAKTKLATDHIPILYAKAHRPHGQPQQQAFQVLPAGDCKAEFQPLERKEVEYFFASDASAVIEHTNRVIYLEDDDVAAVKNDGTLSIHRLNKSSDDPHAREILTLKMEIQQIMKGNYDYFMLKEIFEQPESVVNTMRGRMRFDTQTVVLGGIKEYILEIKRCRRLMLIACGTSYHSAVATRQLLEELTELPVMVELASDFLDRNTPIFRDDVCFFISQSGETADTLMALRYCKQRGALIVGVTNTVGSSICRESHCGVHINAGPEIGVASTKAYTSQFISLVMFALVMSEDRLSLQQRRLEIIDGLSQLDKHIRTVLELNSQVQELAKELYQHKSLLIMGRGFNFATCLEGALKVKELTYMHSEGILAGELKHGPLALVDDEMPVLMIVLRDPVYTKCMNALQQVTSRKGRPILICEEGDNETMSFSTRSLQIPRTVDCLQGVLTVIPLQLLSYHIAVLRGCDVDCPRNLAKSVTVE